One window from the genome of Pseudomonas fluorescens encodes:
- a CDS encoding leucyl aminopeptidase: MELVVKSVSPETLKTATLVVAVGENRKLGVVATQLDSLSGGAISAVLKRGDLAGKVGQSLLLHSLPNLKADRVLLVGVGKDAELGDRPFRKIIAGVLGTLKGLGGADAVLALDELVVKGRDSYGKNRLLAETLVDGEYQFDQFKSQKAEPRALKKITLLTIKAAQAEVQRAVTHATAIANGMAFTRDLGNLPPNICHPTFLGERAKALGKEFKGLKVEVFDEKKIKDLGMGSFYSVGQGSAQPPRLIVMQYNGGKKSEKPYALVGKGITFDTGGISLKPGAGMDEMKYDMGGAASVFGTLRAVLELQLPINLVCILACAENMPSGTASRPGDIVTTMSGQTVEILNTDAEGRLVLCDALTYSERFKPQAVIDIATLTGACVVALGAHTSGLLGNNDELIGQLLSAGQQADDRAWQLPLFDEYQEQLDSPFADIANIGGPKAGTITAACFLSRFTKNLNWAHLDIAGTAWTSGGKDKGATGRPVPLLTQYLLDRAKA; encoded by the coding sequence ATGGAACTGGTTGTAAAAAGCGTCAGCCCAGAAACGTTGAAAACCGCCACGCTGGTGGTTGCCGTCGGTGAAAACCGCAAGCTCGGCGTCGTCGCCACCCAGCTCGACAGCCTGAGCGGCGGTGCCATCAGCGCCGTGCTCAAGCGCGGCGACCTGGCCGGCAAGGTCGGCCAGAGCCTGTTGCTGCACAGCTTGCCCAACCTCAAGGCCGATCGGGTGCTGCTGGTGGGCGTGGGCAAGGACGCCGAACTGGGCGACCGTCCGTTCCGTAAAATCATCGCCGGCGTGTTGGGCACCCTCAAGGGCCTGGGCGGCGCTGATGCCGTCCTGGCGTTGGACGAGTTGGTGGTCAAGGGTCGCGACAGCTATGGCAAGAACCGCCTGCTGGCGGAAACCCTGGTGGACGGCGAATACCAGTTCGACCAGTTCAAGAGCCAGAAAGCCGAACCCCGCGCCCTGAAGAAAATCACCCTGCTGACCATCAAGGCCGCCCAGGCTGAAGTCCAGCGTGCCGTGACCCACGCCACCGCGATTGCCAACGGCATGGCCTTCACCCGCGACCTGGGCAACCTGCCGCCGAACATCTGCCACCCGACGTTCCTCGGCGAACGGGCCAAGGCACTGGGCAAGGAGTTCAAGGGCCTGAAAGTCGAAGTCTTCGACGAGAAGAAGATCAAGGACCTGGGCATGGGTTCGTTCTATTCCGTCGGCCAGGGCAGCGCCCAGCCGCCACGCCTGATCGTCATGCAATACAACGGCGGCAAGAAGTCCGAGAAGCCTTACGCGCTGGTCGGCAAGGGCATCACCTTCGACACCGGCGGCATCAGCCTCAAGCCAGGCGCCGGCATGGATGAAATGAAGTACGACATGGGCGGCGCCGCGAGCGTGTTCGGCACCCTGCGCGCCGTGCTCGAACTGCAACTGCCGATCAACCTGGTGTGCATCCTGGCCTGCGCCGAGAACATGCCCAGCGGTACGGCCTCGCGTCCGGGCGACATCGTCACCACCATGAGCGGCCAGACCGTGGAAATCCTCAACACCGACGCCGAAGGCCGCCTGGTGCTGTGTGACGCCCTCACCTACTCCGAGCGCTTCAAGCCGCAAGCGGTGATCGACATCGCCACCCTGACCGGTGCCTGCGTCGTCGCCCTCGGTGCCCACACCTCGGGCCTGCTGGGCAACAACGACGAACTGATCGGCCAATTGCTCAGCGCCGGCCAGCAAGCCGACGACCGCGCCTGGCAGTTGCCCTTGTTCGACGAGTACCAGGAACAACTGGACAGCCCGTTCGCCGACATCGCCAACATCGGCGGCCCGAAAGCCGGGACCATCACCGCAGCCTGCTTCCTGTCGCGTTTCACCAAGAACCTGAACTGGGCGCACCTGGACATCGCCGGCACGGCCTGGACCAGCGGCGGCAAGGACAAGGGCGCCACCGGTCGTCCAGTGCCCCTGCTGACCCAGTACCTGCTGGACCGCGCCAAGGCCTGA
- the lptF gene encoding LPS export ABC transporter permease LptF, translated as MIVFRYLSREVLLTLSAVSAVLLVIIMSGRFIKYLAQAASGALDPGSLFLIMGFRLPGFLQLILPLGLFLGILLAYGRLYLDSEMTVLSATGMSQQRLFRMTLFPATLVALVVAWLSLSLSPQGANQFQLLINQQDAMTEFDTLVPGRFQALRDGTRVTYTEQLSDDRIDLGGVFITQKNLSSDSKKDRGISVLVAEKGRQEINPDGNRYLILHNGYRYDGKPGQADYRAIKYDTYGVLLPKPEVSDEVTDRDAMPTASLLGNKDIRARTELQWRLSLPLLVFIVTLMAVPLSRVNPRQGRFLKLLPAILLYMAYLTILISARGALEKGKIPPALGLWWVHGIFLAIGLGLLYWEPLRLKLASRRSALEVARG; from the coding sequence TTGATCGTCTTTCGTTATCTATCCCGCGAAGTCCTGCTGACCCTGAGCGCCGTGAGCGCCGTGCTGCTGGTCATCATCATGAGCGGACGCTTCATCAAGTACCTTGCCCAGGCGGCCTCCGGCGCCCTGGATCCGGGCTCCCTGTTCCTGATCATGGGGTTCCGCCTGCCGGGCTTCCTGCAATTGATCCTGCCGCTGGGGTTGTTCCTCGGCATTTTGCTGGCCTATGGGCGCTTGTACCTGGACAGCGAAATGACCGTGTTGTCGGCCACCGGCATGAGCCAGCAACGGCTGTTTCGCATGACCCTGTTCCCGGCCACATTGGTGGCGCTGGTGGTGGCCTGGCTGAGCCTGAGCCTGTCGCCCCAGGGCGCCAACCAATTCCAGCTGCTGATCAACCAGCAGGACGCCATGACCGAATTCGACACCCTGGTGCCAGGGCGTTTCCAGGCCCTGCGCGACGGCACGCGGGTGACCTACACCGAACAGCTCTCGGATGACCGGATCGACCTGGGCGGCGTCTTCATTACACAAAAGAACCTGTCTTCGGACTCCAAGAAGGACCGTGGCATTTCCGTGCTGGTGGCCGAGAAGGGCCGGCAGGAAATCAACCCCGACGGCAACCGCTACCTGATCCTGCACAATGGCTATCGCTACGATGGCAAGCCGGGGCAGGCCGACTACCGGGCCATCAAGTACGACACCTATGGCGTGCTGTTGCCCAAGCCCGAGGTCAGCGACGAAGTCACCGACCGCGACGCGATGCCCACCGCCAGCCTGCTGGGCAACAAGGACATTCGTGCCCGCACCGAGCTGCAATGGCGCCTGTCGTTGCCGTTGCTGGTGTTCATCGTGACCCTCATGGCGGTCCCGCTGTCGCGGGTCAACCCGCGCCAGGGTCGTTTCCTCAAGTTGCTGCCGGCGATTCTCCTGTATATGGCTTACCTGACCATCCTGATTTCCGCACGCGGCGCCCTGGAGAAGGGCAAGATCCCGCCAGCGCTGGGCTTGTGGTGGGTGCATGGCATCTTCCTGGCCATCGGCCTGGGGCTGCTCTATTGGGAACCGCTGCGCCTGAAACTGGCCAGTCGTCGCAGCGCGCTGGAGGTGGCCCGTGGTTAA
- the lptG gene encoding LPS export ABC transporter permease LptG, which produces MVKLDRYIGSSVFMAILAVLGIILGLATLFAFIDEMSDVSDTYTLTDVASYVLLTAPRRLYDMLPMAALIGCLIGLGSLASNSELTIMRAAGVSIGRIVWAVMKPMLVLMLVGVLIGEYIAPATENTAQANRSLAQGGGDAQSAKHGLWHRQGDEFIHINSVQPNGILYGVTRYRFDDQRHMLSSSFAKRANFAEDHWQLSDVTTTLFHDKRTEVVAAPQERWDVSISPQLLSTVVMAPESLSITGLWGYIHYLADQGLNNGRYWLAFWVKVLQPLVTAALVLMAISFIFGPLRSVTLGQRVFTGVLVGFTFRIAQDLLGPSSLVFGFSPLFAVLVPAGVCALAGLWLLRRAG; this is translated from the coding sequence GTGGTTAAACTCGACCGCTACATCGGCAGCAGTGTGTTCATGGCGATTCTCGCGGTGCTGGGGATCATCCTTGGCCTGGCGACCCTGTTTGCCTTCATCGATGAAATGAGCGACGTCAGCGACACCTATACCCTCACGGACGTGGCGAGCTACGTGCTGCTGACCGCGCCTAGGCGCCTGTACGACATGCTGCCGATGGCGGCGCTGATCGGCTGCCTGATCGGCCTGGGCAGCCTGGCCAGCAACAGCGAGCTGACCATCATGCGCGCCGCAGGCGTGTCCATTGGTCGGATCGTCTGGGCGGTGATGAAGCCGATGCTGGTGCTGATGCTGGTGGGTGTGTTGATCGGCGAATACATCGCCCCGGCCACCGAGAACACCGCCCAGGCCAACCGTTCCCTGGCCCAGGGCGGCGGTGATGCGCAAAGCGCCAAGCACGGCCTGTGGCACCGCCAGGGTGACGAGTTCATCCACATCAACTCGGTCCAGCCCAATGGCATCCTCTATGGCGTGACCCGCTATCGTTTCGACGACCAGCGGCACATGCTGTCATCGAGCTTCGCCAAGCGCGCGAACTTCGCCGAGGACCACTGGCAATTGAGTGATGTCACCACCACCCTGTTCCATGACAAGCGCACCGAAGTGGTCGCCGCCCCGCAAGAGCGTTGGGACGTGTCGATCAGCCCGCAGTTGCTCAGTACCGTGGTGATGGCGCCGGAATCGCTGTCGATTACCGGTTTGTGGGGCTATATCCACTATCTGGCGGACCAGGGCCTGAACAATGGCCGCTACTGGCTGGCTTTTTGGGTCAAGGTGTTGCAACCGCTGGTCACCGCCGCCCTGGTGTTGATGGCGATTTCCTTCATTTTCGGCCCGCTGCGTTCGGTGACCCTCGGTCAACGGGTGTTTACTGGCGTACTGGTAGGTTTCACCTTCCGTATCGCCCAGGATCTGCTGGGGCCGTCGAGCCTGGTGTTCGGTTTCTCGCCGCTGTTCGCGGTGCTGGTCCCCGCCGGTGTCTGCGCGTTGGCCGGGCTCTGGTTGCTGCGTCGGGCGGGTTGA
- the lepA gene encoding translation elongation factor 4, with the protein MSDLSHIRNFSIIAHIDHGKSTLADRFIQMCGGLAEREMEAQVLDSMDLERERGITIKAHSVTLYYKARDGVTYQLNFIDTPGHVDFTYEVSRSLAACEGALLVVDAGQGVEAQSVANCYTAIEQGLEVMPVLNKIDLPQADPDRVKEEIEKIIGIDATDAVTCSAKTGLGVDEVLERLVTTIPAPTGNIEDPLQALIIDSWFDNYLGVVSLVRVRHGRVKKGDKILVKSTGKIHLVDSVGVFNPKHTATVDLKAGEVGFIIAGIKDIHGAPVGDTLTLSSTPDVDVLPGFKRIQPQVYAGLFPVSSDDFEDFREALQKLTLNDSSLQYTPESSDALGFGFRCGFLGMLHMEIIQERLEREYDLDLITTAPTVIFELLLKNGETLYVDNPSKLPDLSAIEDMREPIVRANILVPQEHLGNVITLCIEKRGVQHDMLFLGTQVQVTYDLPMNEVVLDFFDRLKSTSRGYASLDYHFDRYQSANLVKLDVLINGEKVDALALIVHRDNAHYKGRALTEKMKELIPRQMFDVAIQAAIGGQIVARTTVKALRKNVLAKCYGGDVSRKRKLLEKQKAGKKRMKQVGNVEIPQEAFLAVLRLDS; encoded by the coding sequence GTGAGTGATTTGAGTCATATCCGCAATTTCTCCATCATCGCCCACATTGACCATGGCAAGTCGACGCTGGCTGATCGCTTCATCCAGATGTGCGGCGGCCTGGCCGAGCGTGAAATGGAAGCCCAGGTCCTGGACTCCATGGACCTCGAGCGCGAGCGCGGGATCACCATCAAGGCCCACAGCGTTACCCTCTATTACAAGGCCCGCGACGGCGTCACCTATCAGCTGAACTTCATCGATACCCCGGGCCACGTCGACTTCACCTATGAAGTCAGCCGGTCGCTGGCGGCCTGTGAGGGTGCATTGCTGGTGGTCGATGCCGGCCAGGGCGTCGAGGCCCAGTCGGTCGCCAACTGCTACACGGCCATCGAGCAGGGCCTGGAAGTCATGCCAGTGCTGAACAAGATCGACCTGCCCCAGGCCGATCCGGACCGCGTGAAGGAAGAAATCGAGAAAATCATCGGCATCGACGCCACCGACGCGGTCACCTGCAGCGCCAAGACCGGCCTGGGCGTGGATGAAGTGCTCGAACGCCTGGTCACCACCATTCCCGCGCCAACCGGCAACATCGAAGATCCGCTGCAGGCGTTGATCATCGACTCCTGGTTCGACAACTACCTGGGCGTAGTCTCCCTGGTTCGCGTGCGCCATGGCCGCGTGAAGAAGGGCGACAAGATCCTGGTCAAGTCCACCGGCAAGATCCACCTGGTGGACAGCGTCGGGGTCTTCAACCCGAAACATACCGCCACCGTCGACCTGAAGGCCGGTGAAGTGGGCTTCATCATCGCGGGCATCAAGGACATCCACGGGGCGCCGGTCGGCGACACCCTGACCTTGAGCTCCACCCCCGACGTCGATGTGCTGCCCGGTTTCAAGCGCATCCAGCCGCAGGTCTATGCCGGCCTGTTCCCGGTCAGTTCCGACGACTTCGAGGATTTCCGCGAAGCCCTGCAAAAGCTGACCCTGAACGACTCGTCCCTGCAATACACTCCGGAAAGCTCCGACGCCCTGGGCTTCGGCTTCCGCTGCGGGTTCCTGGGCATGCTGCACATGGAAATCATCCAGGAGCGCCTGGAGCGCGAGTACGACCTGGACCTGATCACCACGGCACCGACGGTAATCTTCGAGCTGCTGCTCAAGAACGGCGAAACCCTCTACGTCGACAACCCGTCCAAGCTGCCGGACCTGTCGGCCATCGAAGACATGCGCGAGCCGATCGTGCGGGCCAACATCCTTGTGCCTCAGGAGCACCTGGGTAACGTCATTACCCTGTGCATCGAGAAACGCGGTGTGCAACACGACATGCTGTTCCTCGGCACGCAGGTCCAGGTGACCTACGACCTGCCGATGAACGAAGTGGTGCTGGACTTCTTCGACCGCCTCAAATCCACCAGTCGCGGCTATGCTTCGCTGGACTATCATTTCGATCGTTACCAATCGGCTAATCTGGTGAAGCTGGATGTGCTGATCAACGGTGAGAAAGTCGATGCCCTGGCATTGATCGTGCACCGTGACAACGCGCACTACAAAGGTCGTGCATTGACCGAGAAGATGAAGGAACTGATTCCGCGGCAGATGTTCGATGTGGCAATCCAGGCCGCCATTGGCGGGCAGATTGTGGCGCGTACAACCGTCAAGGCGCTCAGAAAGAACGTATTGGCCAAATGCTACGGCGGCGACGTCAGCCGTAAGCGCAAGCTGTTGGAAAAGCAGAAGGCCGGTAAAAAACGCATGAAGCAGGTCGGTAACGTGGAAATTCCACAGGAAGCCTTCCTTGCGGTGCTCAGGTTGGATAGTTAG
- the lepB gene encoding signal peptidase I has protein sequence MSLNFPLLLVIAVFVCGLLALLDLLFLAPRRRAAIASYQGSVSQPDGVVVEKLNKEPLLVEYGKSFFPVLFIVLVLRSFLVEPFQIPSGSMKPTLDVGDFILVNKFSYGIRLPVIDKKVIEVGDPQRGDVMVFRFPSDPNVNYIKRVVGLPGDTIRYTADKRLFVNGESVAEQLLGSEPGTLGSAELYREKLGEAEHLIRKEMSRYRATPDRSWTVPAGHYFMMGDNRDNSNDSRYWDDPNIPKDLLGMVPDRNIVGKAFAVWMSWPEPKLSHLPNFSRVGLIK, from the coding sequence ATGTCGCTAAATTTCCCGCTGTTGCTGGTTATCGCCGTGTTTGTCTGCGGCCTGTTGGCGTTGCTTGATCTGTTGTTCCTGGCGCCTCGGCGCCGGGCGGCCATCGCCTCTTATCAGGGCAGCGTCAGCCAGCCTGATGGCGTGGTGGTCGAAAAGCTCAACAAGGAACCGCTGCTGGTCGAATACGGCAAGTCGTTCTTTCCGGTGCTGTTCATCGTGCTGGTGCTGCGCTCGTTCCTGGTGGAACCGTTCCAGATCCCGTCCGGCTCGATGAAGCCGACCCTGGACGTGGGCGATTTCATTCTGGTGAACAAGTTCTCCTACGGGATCCGCCTGCCGGTGATCGACAAGAAAGTCATCGAGGTGGGTGACCCGCAGCGTGGCGATGTCATGGTGTTCCGCTTCCCGAGCGACCCGAACGTCAACTACATCAAGCGCGTGGTCGGCTTGCCGGGCGACACGATCCGCTACACCGCCGACAAGCGTCTGTTCGTCAATGGCGAGTCAGTGGCCGAACAATTGCTCGGCTCCGAGCCGGGTACGCTGGGCAGTGCCGAACTCTACCGGGAAAAACTCGGCGAGGCCGAACACCTGATCCGCAAGGAAATGAGCCGCTACCGCGCAACGCCGGACCGCTCGTGGACCGTGCCGGCGGGGCACTATTTCATGATGGGCGACAACCGCGACAACTCCAACGACAGCCGTTACTGGGATGATCCGAACATTCCCAAGGACTTGCTGGGCATGGTCCCGGACCGAAACATCGTCGGCAAGGCCTTTGCGGTCTGGATGAGCTGGCCGGAACCCAAACTCAGCCACCTGCCGAATTTCTCGCGGGTTGGCCTGATCAAGTAA
- the rnc gene encoding ribonuclease III: MSVSLSRLERQLGYTFKDPDLMLLALTHRSFAGRNNERLEFLGDAILNFVAGEALFERFPLAREGQLSRLRARLVKGETLAVLARGFDLGEYLRLGSGELKSGGFRRESILADALEALIGAIYLDSGMDMARERVLAWLTSEIDSLTLVDTNKDPKTRLQEFLQSRSCELPRYEVVDIQGEPHCRTFFVECEVVLLNEKSRGQGVSRRIAEQVAAAAALIALGVENGND, translated from the coding sequence GTGAGCGTTTCTCTAAGCCGTCTCGAGCGTCAGCTCGGCTACACCTTCAAGGACCCGGACCTGATGCTCCTGGCCCTCACTCACCGCAGTTTTGCCGGGCGCAACAACGAGCGCCTGGAATTCCTCGGCGATGCCATCCTCAACTTCGTGGCCGGCGAGGCGCTGTTCGAGCGCTTCCCGCTGGCCCGCGAAGGCCAGTTGTCGCGTTTGCGCGCGCGGTTGGTAAAAGGTGAGACCCTGGCCGTGCTGGCCCGTGGTTTCGACCTGGGCGAATACCTGCGCCTGGGCTCCGGTGAATTGAAAAGCGGCGGTTTCCGTCGCGAGTCGATCCTGGCCGATGCCCTGGAAGCGTTGATTGGCGCGATCTACCTGGACTCCGGCATGGACATGGCGCGCGAACGCGTGCTGGCCTGGCTGACTTCCGAGATCGACAGCCTGACGCTGGTGGACACCAACAAGGATCCGAAGACCCGTTTGCAGGAATTCCTGCAATCGCGCAGTTGCGAACTGCCGCGCTACGAAGTGGTGGATATCCAGGGTGAGCCGCATTGCCGAACCTTCTTCGTCGAATGCGAAGTTGTCCTACTGAATGAGAAAAGCCGGGGTCAGGGTGTGAGTCGTCGTATTGCCGAACAGGTAGCGGCCGCCGCAGCACTGATTGCCCTGGGCGTGGAGAATGGCAATGACTGA
- the era gene encoding GTPase Era produces the protein MTDTTVTRCGYVAIVGRPNVGKSTLLNHILGQKLAITSRKPQTTRHNMLGIKTEGAVQAIYVDTPGMHKGGEKALNRYMNKTASAALKDVDVVIFVVDRTKWTEEDQMVLERVQYVTGPLIVALNKTDRIEDKAELMPHLTWLQEQLPNAQIIPISAQHGHNLDALERVIAEHLPENDHFFPEDQITDRSSRFLAAELVREKIMRQMGAELPYQITVEIEEFKQQGKTLHIHALILVERDGQKKIIIGDKGERIKRIGTEARKDMELLFDSKIMLNLWVKVKGGWSDDERALRSLGYGDL, from the coding sequence ATGACTGATACAACCGTCACCCGCTGCGGCTATGTCGCCATTGTCGGTCGGCCGAACGTGGGCAAGTCCACGTTGCTGAACCACATCCTGGGCCAGAAACTGGCGATCACCTCGCGCAAGCCCCAGACCACCCGCCACAACATGCTGGGCATCAAGACCGAAGGCGCCGTGCAGGCGATCTACGTCGACACCCCGGGCATGCACAAGGGTGGCGAAAAGGCCTTGAACCGCTACATGAACAAGACTGCCTCGGCGGCGTTGAAAGACGTCGACGTGGTGATCTTCGTGGTCGACCGCACCAAATGGACCGAAGAAGACCAGATGGTCCTCGAGCGCGTCCAGTACGTGACAGGGCCGTTGATCGTGGCGCTGAACAAGACCGATCGCATCGAAGACAAGGCTGAACTGATGCCGCACCTGACCTGGCTGCAGGAACAGTTGCCCAATGCCCAGATCATCCCGATCTCTGCCCAGCACGGCCATAACCTCGACGCGCTGGAGCGGGTGATTGCCGAACACCTGCCGGAAAATGATCATTTCTTCCCTGAAGACCAGATCACCGACCGTAGCAGCCGTTTCCTCGCCGCCGAGCTGGTGCGCGAGAAAATCATGCGCCAGATGGGCGCCGAGCTGCCTTACCAGATCACGGTCGAGATCGAGGAGTTCAAGCAACAGGGCAAGACCCTGCACATCCATGCGTTGATCCTCGTCGAACGTGACGGCCAGAAGAAAATCATCATTGGCGACAAGGGCGAGCGCATCAAGCGCATCGGCACCGAGGCGCGCAAGGACATGGAGCTGCTGTTCGACTCCAAGATCATGCTCAACCTGTGGGTCAAGGTGAAGGGCGGCTGGTCCGATGACGAGCGTGCGCTGCGTTCGTTGGGTTACGGCGACCTCTGA
- the recO gene encoding DNA repair protein RecO, whose product MPPTQPTGQSAYVLHSRAYRESSALVDFLTPQGRLRAVLRGARGKAGTLARPFVPLEVEFRGRGELKNVGRMESNGVAAWLNGEALFSGLYLNELLIRLLPAEDPHPAVFDHYAATLLALAEGRPLEPLLRSFEWRLLDDLGYGFALSTDLHGEPIAADGLYRLQVDAGLERVYLLQPGLFNGAELLAMAEADWSAPGALSAAKRLMRQALAVHLGGRPLVSRELFRKP is encoded by the coding sequence ATGCCCCCAACCCAACCCACCGGCCAATCCGCCTACGTCCTCCACAGCCGCGCCTACCGCGAAAGCAGCGCCCTGGTGGACTTCCTCACGCCCCAGGGGCGGCTGCGGGCGGTGTTGCGGGGGGCGCGGGGCAAGGCGGGGACGCTGGCGCGGCCGTTCGTGCCGCTGGAAGTCGAATTTCGCGGGCGGGGCGAGTTGAAGAACGTCGGGCGCATGGAAAGCAACGGCGTCGCCGCCTGGCTCAACGGCGAGGCGTTGTTCAGCGGCTTGTACCTCAATGAACTGCTGATCCGCCTGCTGCCCGCCGAAGATCCTCACCCGGCCGTCTTCGACCACTACGCCGCCACGCTGCTGGCCCTGGCCGAAGGCCGTCCGCTGGAACCGCTGCTGCGGTCGTTCGAATGGCGCCTGCTGGATGACCTGGGCTATGGCTTCGCCTTGAGCACCGACCTGCACGGTGAGCCCATCGCCGCCGACGGCCTCTACCGTTTGCAAGTGGATGCTGGCCTGGAGCGGGTCTACCTGCTGCAACCGGGGCTGTTCAACGGCGCCGAGCTGCTGGCCATGGCCGAGGCCGACTGGAGCGCGCCGGGCGCCTTGTCGGCGGCCAAGCGCCTGATGCGCCAAGCCTTGGCCGTGCATTTGGGCGGTCGGCCCCTGGTCAGTCGCGAGCTGTTTCGCAAGCCCTGA
- the pdxJ gene encoding pyridoxine 5'-phosphate synthase, whose protein sequence is MSTSNRILLGVNIDHVATLRQARGTRYPDPVKAALDAEEAGADGITVHLREDRRHIQERDVLLLKDVLQTRMNFEMGVTEEMMAFAELIRPAHICLVPETRQELTTEGGLDVAGQESRISLAVERLSKIGAEVSLFIDADERQIEASKRVGAPAIELHTGRYADAETPTEVADELQRVADGVAFGLAQGLIVNAGHGLHYHNVEAVAAIKGINELNIGHALVAHALFVGFKSAVAEMKALILAAAKS, encoded by the coding sequence GTGAGCACCAGCAATCGCATTCTTCTCGGCGTGAACATCGACCATGTCGCCACCCTGCGCCAGGCCCGCGGTACGCGCTACCCGGATCCGGTCAAGGCCGCGCTGGACGCGGAAGAGGCGGGTGCCGACGGCATCACCGTGCACCTGCGTGAAGACCGTCGCCACATCCAGGAGCGCGACGTGCTGCTGCTCAAGGACGTGCTGCAAACCCGCATGAACTTCGAAATGGGCGTGACCGAGGAAATGATGGCGTTCGCTGAGCTCATCCGCCCGGCGCACATCTGCCTGGTGCCGGAGACGCGCCAGGAACTGACCACCGAAGGCGGCCTCGACGTAGCGGGGCAGGAATCGCGGATCAGCCTGGCGGTGGAGCGCTTGTCGAAGATCGGCGCCGAGGTGTCGCTGTTCATCGATGCCGACGAACGGCAGATCGAAGCGTCCAAGCGGGTCGGCGCCCCGGCCATCGAACTGCACACCGGTCGTTACGCCGATGCCGAAACCCCCACCGAGGTGGCCGACGAGCTGCAGCGGGTCGCCGATGGCGTCGCCTTTGGCCTGGCCCAGGGCTTGATCGTCAACGCCGGCCATGGCCTGCACTACCACAACGTTGAAGCCGTCGCGGCCATCAAGGGCATCAACGAGCTGAACATCGGCCACGCGCTGGTGGCCCATGCGTTGTTCGTCGGGTTCAAGTCGGCGGTGGCGGAAATGAAAGCGCTGATCCTGGCTGCCGCCAAGTCCTGA